In Halomarina salina, one DNA window encodes the following:
- a CDS encoding PRC-barrel domain containing protein: protein MSTRTDIGDDDEGKKVIGPNGEEVGRIKTVEHGTAYVDPDPGLTDTVMSKLGWGDRDDDTYPLQEASVSQITDDEVHLRGL, encoded by the coding sequence ATGTCGACCAGAACCGACATCGGCGACGACGACGAGGGGAAGAAAGTGATCGGCCCGAACGGTGAGGAGGTCGGCCGCATCAAGACCGTCGAGCACGGGACGGCCTACGTGGACCCGGACCCGGGCCTGACGGACACCGTGATGTCGAAACTCGGCTGGGGCGACCGAGACGACGACACCTACCCGCTGCAGGAGGCCTCCGTCAGCCAGATCACGGACGACGAGGTCCACCTGCGCGGACTCTGA